A window of the Microscilla marina ATCC 23134 genome harbors these coding sequences:
- a CDS encoding mechanosensitive ion channel family protein, with translation MDFFAKRNSNLSTKKNVIKSPQRWSVFIWALLIIGCLSVTVTAQDNKKRTDSISKSNTEKRQGSTAKKQEVKAAKKTKSSGFFSKKYYGSTVKQWLIALSIILGAIIVGRILYWFFTKIVRIFTDKTETKLDDIIIDKIEEPIVAAIVIGGFWWGISYLQFAIKTRNQIEGIIYLIIILDIAWLIVRTIDGLIEEYIVPIVEESESNLDDAILPIARRGFKVIVWVIAVVVGLNNAGYDVATVLAGLGIGGVALAIGARTTIMNIFGGLSVLINQPFKIGDRILISGHDGYVQEIGLSNTRLRTFIDDYLVTIPNKVFTDKEVVNISAASGVKGVFFLNISTNTVPEKITGLTKFLQQLSINHEHLEEDNKTTLQEFSDFSVMVRYVFYIKSTSPYWDIKTELGVRIMQYFRENDIMFAQRRMTFESEKKAASSPPDVDDDKDESGFGF, from the coding sequence ATGGACTTTTTCGCTAAAAGAAATAGCAACTTATCGACAAAAAAAAATGTAATCAAAAGCCCGCAAAGGTGGTCTGTGTTTATATGGGCATTACTGATTATTGGTTGTTTGTCGGTTACTGTAACCGCACAGGATAACAAAAAACGCACAGATTCTATCTCAAAAAGTAATACAGAGAAGCGTCAAGGCTCAACAGCTAAGAAACAAGAGGTAAAGGCGGCAAAAAAAACAAAATCTTCAGGTTTTTTCTCTAAAAAGTATTATGGCAGTACAGTCAAGCAATGGCTCATAGCACTTTCTATTATTTTGGGGGCAATCATTGTAGGGCGAATACTCTATTGGTTTTTCACTAAAATAGTGAGGATTTTTACTGATAAAACAGAAACCAAGCTCGACGATATCATCATTGATAAAATTGAAGAGCCTATAGTGGCAGCCATTGTGATTGGAGGTTTTTGGTGGGGAATCAGCTACTTGCAATTTGCAATCAAGACAAGAAATCAGATTGAAGGTATTATCTACCTGATCATTATTTTAGATATAGCCTGGCTCATTGTTCGTACTATTGACGGTCTCATAGAGGAGTATATAGTACCTATAGTAGAAGAGTCGGAGAGTAACCTCGATGACGCTATTTTGCCCATTGCCCGAAGGGGCTTCAAGGTAATTGTATGGGTAATTGCCGTAGTTGTGGGGCTCAACAATGCAGGCTATGACGTGGCCACAGTGTTGGCTGGTTTGGGTATTGGTGGGGTGGCGCTTGCTATAGGTGCACGTACTACCATTATGAATATTTTTGGAGGGCTAAGTGTATTAATCAATCAGCCTTTTAAAATTGGTGACCGGATATTGATTAGTGGACACGATGGGTATGTACAAGAGATTGGTTTAAGTAATACTCGTTTGAGAACTTTTATAGATGACTATTTGGTGACAATTCCTAACAAGGTTTTTACTGACAAAGAGGTTGTCAACATTTCGGCCGCATCAGGTGTTAAAGGCGTGTTTTTTCTCAATATTTCTACCAATACTGTTCCCGAAAAAATAACAGGCCTGACCAAGTTCTTGCAGCAACTATCAATCAATCACGAGCATTTAGAAGAAGACAACAAAACTACTTTACAAGAGTTTTCCGACTTTTCGGTCATGGTAAGGTATGTATTTTATATCAAAAGTACTTCTCCCTATTGGGACATTAAAACAGAACTTGGGGTAAGAATTATGCAGTATTTCAGAGAAAATGATATTATGTTTGCCCAGCGTAGAATGACATTCGAGTCTGAAAAAAAGGCAGCCTCTTCACCACCAGACGTAGATGATGACAAAGATGAATCTGGTTTTGGGTTTTAG
- a CDS encoding RNA polymerase sigma factor: MAHNQISDSTLVSLYKNGDEKAFETLVHRHKAKVYTTILLIVKDHFIAEDLLQDTFIKAIKTIKTGKYNEEGKFLPWITRIAHNLAIDYFRKEKRYPKVLLEEGANVLNTLNFSEDSIEAAQIKKETYSKLRVLIQKLPEKQREVLIMRHYAEMSFQEIANATNVSVNTALGRMRYALINLRKQMNKYKITYDKNVYPK, translated from the coding sequence ATGGCGCACAATCAGATAAGTGATAGTACATTAGTATCACTTTACAAAAATGGAGATGAAAAAGCGTTCGAAACGTTGGTTCACAGGCATAAGGCCAAAGTTTACACAACTATTTTATTAATCGTTAAAGATCATTTTATTGCAGAAGATTTACTACAAGATACTTTTATTAAAGCAATAAAAACTATCAAAACGGGTAAATACAATGAGGAAGGGAAATTTTTACCCTGGATCACCCGCATTGCACATAACCTTGCCATTGACTACTTCCGTAAAGAAAAACGTTATCCAAAAGTATTGCTCGAAGAAGGAGCAAACGTATTGAATACCCTTAATTTTTCGGAAGATTCAATAGAGGCTGCCCAAATTAAAAAAGAAACATATAGCAAGCTAAGGGTTTTAATTCAAAAATTACCCGAAAAACAAAGGGAAGTTCTTATAATGCGACATTATGCAGAAATGAGCTTTCAAGAGATTGCTAATGCTACTAATGTTAGTGTGAACACGGCTTTAGGTAGAATGCGTTACGCGCTCATCAACCTTAGAAAGCAGATGAATAAATATAAAATTACGTATGACAAAAATGTATACCCCAAATGA
- a CDS encoding SpoIIE family protein phosphatase: protein MQIHTRKYTYIYIVALFMIAAFTIGSQLFLQIYLHKEEENSHIINISGRQRMFSQKITKEALLILRAKNITEFSQHQQKLKLALNLWNHSHQGLLKGDALLNLPKPDLDQVNKKKFRQIKPYKDSITQASQKLIQARFSINTLEQKAYVDQILNNEEEFLKLMNHITFQFAKLSKDNITKFRNLEMMLMSVTLLLLGIEGFFIFRPTFKQINENTVALQENKEEIEAQNQMLNQVLVKTQVQNDNLIASIKYAQTIQNACLSIDSSISNYLNKDLFILFKPLQVVSGDFYYLVETESHYIAAAVDCQGHGIPGAFLSMIGVAILNDIVKAEKITEPNEILYEMHQKVRKTLHQEDNDNKDGMDISLISKPKDKSEIHFAGAKNPLVYIKNNELHKIKGDRFAIGGDNIQENPFTAHTITYSQLTMVYLFSDGYLDQFGGPDRRKFMNARFEKALKENYQKPLSQQKSILESTLENWMQVGNESQIDDILVMGIKFTV, encoded by the coding sequence ATGCAAATACATACAAGGAAATATACATACATATACATAGTTGCCCTATTTATGATTGCAGCGTTTACAATTGGGAGCCAATTATTTTTACAAATATACCTGCATAAAGAAGAAGAGAATTCTCACATTATCAATATTTCGGGGCGTCAAAGAATGTTTAGCCAGAAAATTACCAAAGAGGCACTACTGATCCTGAGGGCAAAAAACATCACCGAGTTTAGTCAGCATCAACAAAAACTCAAACTCGCTTTAAACCTTTGGAATCATTCCCATCAAGGTCTTTTAAAAGGGGATGCACTGCTTAACTTACCTAAACCCGACCTCGATCAAGTCAACAAAAAGAAATTCAGACAAATAAAACCCTATAAAGACAGCATAACTCAAGCTTCCCAAAAACTCATCCAAGCTCGTTTTTCAATCAATACCTTAGAGCAAAAAGCCTATGTCGATCAAATACTAAATAATGAAGAAGAGTTTCTAAAGCTCATGAATCATATCACGTTTCAATTTGCTAAACTTAGTAAAGACAACATCACTAAGTTTCGTAACTTAGAGATGATGCTAATGAGTGTTACCTTATTATTACTTGGTATCGAAGGTTTTTTTATTTTCCGACCAACTTTCAAGCAAATCAATGAAAATACAGTCGCACTACAGGAGAATAAAGAAGAAATAGAAGCCCAAAATCAAATGCTCAACCAGGTATTAGTAAAAACTCAAGTACAAAATGACAACCTCATAGCTTCTATCAAATATGCTCAAACCATCCAAAATGCTTGCTTATCCATAGACTCAAGTATTTCTAATTACTTGAATAAAGACTTGTTTATTTTATTTAAACCTCTTCAGGTAGTTTCTGGTGATTTTTACTACCTGGTGGAAACAGAAAGCCATTACATAGCAGCTGCCGTCGATTGTCAAGGGCATGGCATACCAGGGGCTTTTCTTTCTATGATTGGGGTTGCTATTTTAAACGATATAGTAAAGGCAGAAAAGATTACTGAGCCAAACGAAATATTGTATGAAATGCACCAGAAAGTTAGAAAAACACTTCATCAAGAAGATAATGATAATAAAGATGGGATGGATATTTCACTAATTTCTAAACCCAAAGATAAAAGTGAAATACATTTTGCGGGGGCAAAAAACCCGTTGGTATATATAAAGAATAATGAGCTTCATAAGATCAAAGGAGATAGGTTTGCAATAGGTGGAGACAATATCCAAGAAAATCCTTTTACTGCACACACGATTACCTATAGCCAACTTACCATGGTTTATCTCTTTTCAGATGGATATTTAGATCAGTTTGGAGGTCCAGACCGCAGAAAGTTTATGAATGCACGTTTTGAAAAAGCATTGAAAGAAAACTATCAAAAACCTCTTAGTCAACAAAAGTCTATACTGGAATCAACGCTGGAAAACTGGATGCAAGTAGGTAATGAGTCTCAAATAGACGATATTTTAGTAATGGGTATTAAATTTACAGTCTAG
- the asnB gene encoding asparagine synthase (glutamine-hydrolyzing) produces MCGLNLIVDFRGNLNIDNVRQMNVATQHRGPDGSYVEHLNLASAQVFMGHNHLKIIDLSSASNQPFFSEDGRYVLIFNGEIYNYLQLKAALPTSYHWKTNTDTEVLLYWLITRGANGIAALEGMFAFALLDIQQQQILLGRDSFLIKPLYFYQDERCLVVSSEIRGVVASGVAPNRLNEGQVGHYLRFKYAQPPQTFCQNIYHLPLLANFDVNTQKLQEIPTNTTPTYSTSSIDTQTPDSQSIEELLITSIAQQLQADVPVGIFLSGGVDSTLLLSIAQELGIQNLPSFSLVNTVNNQNFGTKDFHFARLAAQQYQSVHHEYTIDATDLKDLAHWVACLDQPIADGAALLTYLLAKKARKQVKVILSGAGADELFAGYNRHWAFAQYLKKRPLLNALKPYAQWLGQGLSDGKAYPWRNKIRLTQKFFEQIDIHPAQTFVNFTQLQTIPLRKHLHLTPPQIQHTTTEKWLRWCLCYDKTHYLANDVLAMTDAMSMQQGLEVRVPYLSQALTKAIQHYPALELLKKGKKTLLKEWLNKRGGQLYTQRAKEGFGMPFGKWLQEGKLPWITNSLKKPHPVIYEWVDYPKFEKMLATHQHKKRDYTSEIWAVVVLDYWLKAKF; encoded by the coding sequence ATGTGTGGGCTCAATCTGATTGTTGATTTTCGAGGGAATTTAAATATAGACAATGTTCGGCAAATGAATGTGGCTACCCAACACCGGGGACCCGACGGCAGTTATGTTGAACATTTAAATTTGGCCAGTGCACAAGTATTTATGGGGCACAACCACCTCAAAATCATTGACTTGAGTAGTGCCAGCAATCAACCTTTTTTCTCAGAAGATGGGCGTTATGTGCTTATTTTTAATGGCGAAATTTACAATTACCTCCAGCTCAAAGCAGCTTTACCAACTTCTTACCATTGGAAAACTAACACCGATACAGAGGTGTTGCTGTATTGGTTGATAACCCGCGGAGCCAATGGCATAGCAGCACTAGAGGGAATGTTTGCTTTTGCTTTGCTTGATATACAACAACAGCAAATTTTATTGGGGCGTGACTCTTTTTTGATTAAGCCTTTGTATTTTTATCAGGACGAACGATGCCTGGTGGTTTCATCTGAAATACGCGGCGTGGTAGCAAGCGGCGTGGCACCTAACCGATTAAACGAAGGACAAGTCGGGCATTATCTGCGTTTTAAGTATGCCCAACCTCCTCAAACCTTCTGTCAGAATATTTACCACTTACCCCTGTTGGCAAACTTTGATGTAAACACCCAAAAATTACAGGAAATACCGACTAATACAACACCCACTTATAGCACTTCTTCAATTGACACTCAAACACCTGATAGTCAATCAATTGAAGAGTTATTGATTACCTCTATAGCACAGCAATTGCAAGCTGATGTACCAGTAGGCATCTTTTTGAGCGGTGGGGTTGACTCTACTCTGTTGCTAAGCATTGCTCAGGAACTGGGCATTCAAAACCTTCCCTCCTTTTCTCTGGTCAACACGGTTAATAACCAAAACTTTGGTACAAAAGATTTTCACTTTGCCCGGCTTGCTGCCCAACAATACCAAAGCGTACACCACGAATACACCATTGACGCCACCGATTTAAAAGATTTGGCGCATTGGGTGGCTTGCCTGGATCAACCCATAGCAGATGGGGCAGCTTTGCTGACTTACTTATTGGCAAAAAAAGCCCGCAAACAAGTAAAAGTGATACTTTCAGGAGCGGGGGCAGATGAACTTTTTGCAGGGTATAACCGTCATTGGGCTTTTGCCCAATACCTCAAAAAACGCCCCTTGCTCAATGCCCTAAAGCCTTATGCCCAGTGGTTAGGCCAAGGGTTATCAGATGGAAAGGCTTACCCTTGGCGTAATAAAATCAGGCTTACTCAAAAGTTTTTTGAACAAATAGATATACACCCTGCCCAAACTTTTGTCAACTTTACCCAGCTACAAACGATTCCGCTCAGAAAGCACCTCCACTTAACACCACCACAGATACAACATACTACTACCGAGAAGTGGCTACGTTGGTGTTTGTGTTATGATAAAACACATTACCTGGCAAATGATGTGTTAGCAATGACTGATGCTATGTCGATGCAACAAGGGCTAGAGGTGCGAGTACCTTATTTATCACAAGCACTCACAAAAGCCATCCAACACTACCCAGCGCTTGAACTACTGAAAAAAGGCAAAAAAACGTTGCTGAAAGAATGGCTCAACAAACGAGGAGGGCAACTATACACCCAAAGAGCAAAAGAAGGGTTTGGCATGCCTTTTGGCAAATGGCTACAGGAAGGCAAGCTACCTTGGATAACAAACTCGCTCAAAAAACCGCACCCAGTGATATATGAATGGGTAGATTACCCTAAGTTTGAAAAGATGTTGGCAACACACCAGCATAAAAAAAGGGATTATACTTCAGAGATTTGGGCAGTTGTTGTGCTTGACTATTGGCTAAAAGCAAAATTTTAA
- the nth gene encoding endonuclease III, translating to MRRAERYEQLINYFTENLPEPETELSYRTPYELLVAVILSAQCTDKRVNMVTPALFDKFPTPELLKESNFDELFPYIRSISYPNNKTKHLLGMAKMLVDDFNSEIPSTVAELQKLPGVGRKTANVIASVIYNKPTMAVDTHVFRVSKRLGLVNQNLKTPLEVEKTLVKYIPEELIPKAHHWLILHGRYVCVARAPKCGECNLTNLCRYYDKNVAKDLKNK from the coding sequence ATGCGAAGAGCGGAACGTTATGAGCAGTTGATCAATTATTTTACTGAGAATCTTCCAGAGCCTGAAACTGAGCTTAGTTACCGAACGCCTTATGAACTGCTGGTAGCAGTAATATTGAGTGCCCAATGCACTGACAAACGTGTAAATATGGTAACTCCTGCCCTTTTTGATAAATTCCCCACCCCTGAACTACTCAAAGAAAGTAATTTTGACGAGTTGTTTCCTTATATAAGAAGTATTTCTTACCCCAACAACAAAACCAAACACTTGCTTGGCATGGCAAAAATGCTGGTAGATGATTTTAACTCTGAGATTCCGAGTACGGTAGCTGAACTACAAAAATTGCCTGGTGTAGGACGTAAAACTGCCAATGTGATTGCCTCGGTGATTTATAATAAACCCACTATGGCGGTAGATACCCATGTATTTAGGGTATCGAAACGGTTGGGGCTGGTAAACCAAAACTTGAAAACACCTCTGGAAGTAGAAAAAACGCTGGTAAAATACATTCCTGAAGAACTTATTCCTAAAGCACACCATTGGCTTATCTTGCATGGGCGCTACGTATGTGTAGCAAGGGCTCCTAAGTGTGGTGAATGTAATTTGACCAATTTGTGTCGTTATTATGATAAAAACGTAGCGAAAGATCTCAAAAATAAGTAA
- a CDS encoding outer membrane beta-barrel protein, giving the protein MKPSLLIILCCIIAQCNCFAQEEGQKSKETSPFTISGFVDSYYTYTFNNPTSKNLAYFTQPARHNEFNLNWGILQANYQKGKVEANFALQEGTFVRNNYAGEPGFLRNIYLANVSYKLTNELKATIGIREAAINLESNLSIENPVYSRSFAADIMPYYQSGLALTWTPSKKFTLDVSLVNGLQKIQDNNSAKSLMLTASYQVNDQLLIGYGNYIGNDNLDSLSAQIAFFNDFYVKYDITDRLQVAATVEYHAKEQLGTSAYDTATEFFVWLRYKLSDKWSIAAFFENYNDPSEVLMNTGTPNGFMLNTGSLNLAYRPQKNMAIRLEGKFFTAPDELFPKENMRSNNDAFVTFSMALKF; this is encoded by the coding sequence ATGAAACCAAGCTTACTCATTATCTTATGCTGTATCATTGCACAATGTAATTGTTTTGCCCAGGAAGAGGGACAAAAAAGCAAAGAAACAAGCCCTTTCACCATTTCTGGGTTTGTTGACAGTTATTATACTTATACCTTTAATAATCCCACTAGCAAAAACCTAGCATACTTTACCCAACCTGCCCGGCATAATGAATTTAACCTTAACTGGGGGATTTTACAAGCGAATTATCAAAAAGGAAAAGTAGAAGCCAACTTCGCTTTACAAGAAGGAACCTTCGTGAGAAACAATTACGCTGGAGAGCCCGGTTTTTTAAGAAACATTTACTTGGCAAACGTGTCTTATAAGCTTACCAATGAACTCAAAGCTACTATAGGCATCAGAGAAGCAGCCATTAACCTTGAAAGTAACTTATCTATCGAAAACCCTGTGTATTCACGGTCTTTTGCTGCCGATATTATGCCTTATTACCAATCGGGGCTTGCCCTCACCTGGACTCCTTCTAAGAAATTTACCCTGGATGTTTCGCTGGTAAACGGACTACAAAAAATACAAGACAATAATTCAGCTAAGTCACTGATGCTCACCGCCAGTTATCAGGTCAACGATCAGCTCTTGATAGGTTATGGCAACTATATAGGAAACGATAACCTAGACAGTCTCTCGGCTCAAATTGCTTTTTTTAATGACTTTTATGTAAAATATGACATTACTGACCGACTACAGGTAGCCGCTACTGTAGAGTATCACGCAAAAGAACAGCTGGGCACCTCGGCTTATGATACAGCTACCGAGTTTTTTGTATGGTTGCGTTACAAACTCTCTGACAAGTGGTCAATAGCCGCGTTTTTTGAAAACTACAACGACCCCAGTGAAGTATTGATGAATACAGGAACACCCAATGGTTTTATGCTCAATACTGGGTCGCTCAACTTGGCTTATCGCCCACAAAAAAACATGGCTATCAGGTTGGAAGGCAAATTTTTCACTGCCCCAGATGAGTTATTCCCTAAAGAAAACATGAGAAGTAACAATGATGCTTTTGTGACATTTTCAATGGCACTTAAATTTTAA